The DNA segment GCGGATACCATGCGTTATGCTAAAAATCCGAAAGAAGCGATGACAGCATCAGTCTTAGGTTTACTGGGGGGTAATACCCTGCTCATTATCTGCGGGGCGATTGCATCTATCGGCATGGGCGACTCCGACTTGACCGCAGTTCTCCTCGGGTTCGGTCTGGTTATACCGTCGTTGATTCTTATGACGACCAATATTTTTACTACCAATGCCGCCAATTTATATTCGTCGTCCTTGAACCTTGCCAATACTTTCAGCACGGGACGAAAGAAGATTATCGCCATTGTCCTACTTATCGCCGGTTTACTTGCCATGACAAGACCGTACAATATTGATGTACTCTTCACCTTTTTAAATGCGCTGGGCGTTATTGTACCGCCACTCTCCGGGATTATTATTGCCAACTATTACATCATAAACAAACAGGTCTATCCGGAACTGTCAAGTTCCGCGATACCGACATGGGACATCACACCGTGGGTCTCATGGGGGCTCACACTGGTCATCGTGAAGTTTTTAGAACGTGTGGCCAAAGGGGGCAGTGCACTGAACGGAATCTTCGGTCTGCCGGCGCTCAACGGTATTATTGTGGGCATTATCATCTACACCCTATTGTATAAAGTTATTAAAGGAGGCGCTAAGAGCTATGAACAATGAAGAAATTAAAAAATTTCGAACCATTGCCATCATCGGTGTCATTTTAATGGGCATCGGGTCCTTTATGGCAAGTTTGGCGACGACGAGTTTGTTCTCCAATATCGGCTCAGGCATCTTAGTTGTGAGTATTATTATTGCTACCGTCGGCTTTATTAAATGGCGGCCGTAAAGTTGTAAAGTTTATACGAGTTCCCCTTAGCAGTTCACGCTGAGGGGATTTTCTATTTATAAAAAGCACAAAAAAAGAATGGCTATTTAAAGCCATTCTAAAAAACATTGCGTTATTTTAATTTTTATGGGGTGGATAGTGGGGTTCGAACCCACGACCTCAAGTGCCACAAACTTGCGCCCTAACCAACTAGGCCATACCCACCACAGACGATAGAAATATGATATCAAAGGGGGCGGCCTTTGTCAAATATTTTTTACCTTTTATTTGCTGTTGTCACTGAATGTGATCTTTGAGGCTTTCGAAGGTCTTTTCACCAATGCCGGGCACATTCAACAAATCTTCCGGACGTGAAAAAGGATGTTGTTTGCGGTACTCTAAAATGCTTTCGGCGGTTTTGTCGCCAATGCCGTTTAGCGTCATGAGTTCTTCTTTGGTGGCGGTGTTTAATGTGACTTTACCGCTATGCGTGTTGGAGACAGCTGCTGCAGGACCGGGTACGATGATGTGATCTTCATCCTGAAGCTTTTGAGCGAGGTTGACGGCGTCCAAATTTGCGCCTTCCAGTGCACCGCCGGCGGCGTTAATGCCGTCGATAATGCGGCTGCCCTCAGGCAGTTTCAAAAGGCCCGGAGTCTTGACGTAGCCGGAGATGTGCACGTAAATGACAGAAGGTTCAGCTGCTGTTGATTCTCCTTCTTTCGTGGTGCTTTCCGTGGGAATGGCGGTCTCATCGACAGAGGTGTCATCTATCGGCTCAGCCAAGGATGAAGGTGCTGCCGTGAGGTAGCCGGTGCGGTTCATATCCACGAGGACTTTACTGATAAAGATCATGGCCACCACCATGACGGCGGCAAGGAGTTTGTTATTTTTGAAGCTCATAGGCCGTTTCCAGTGCGATTTCCATCATGGCGGTGAAGGACGCTTCTCGTTCTTTGGCACTGGTTTCTTCCATGGTGACGAGGGAATCGGAGACGGTTAAGAGGCTGAGGGCTTTTTTTCCCATGGACTGTGCCAGAGTATAGAGGGCGTAGGTTTCCATTTCTACAGCCAGAACGTTGAGGTTTGACCAGCTTTTCCAAATGTCCGGGATCGGATGATAGAAGATGTCTGAGGAGAGGACGTTGCCCACATGTGGTTTTACACCTTTTTTTGCCCCGACGTTGTAGGCGGTATAGAGGAGTTCGAAGTCGCAGAGAGCACTGAACGTCCCGGTTGGCATAAAATGCGCGCCGAAGTTGCCGTTGGTGGATGCACCTTGCGCCAGGATGATGTCGTAGAGTTTTAAGTCGTCCTGATACGCACCGCAGGATCCTACGCGCATAATGGTTTCGACGTCGTAAAATTTGAAAAGCTCTGTGGCATAGATACCGATGGATGGCATCCCCATTCCTGAACCCATGACGGAGACGGGTTTGCCTTTATATGTGCCGGTGTAGCCCAGCATACCGCGAACGTCTGTGACGAGTCGGGCATCGGTCAGATAGTTTTCTGCGATGAATTTAGCACGCCGAGGGTCACCGGGCATGAGGACAGTCTTTGCAAAGTCCTGAGGTTGTGCGCTGATGTGAGGGGTCAAACGAATCACTCCTTAAAGTTTTATTTTAGTTGATTTTATTGTAGTACAACAACGGAGCAAGAACAAGATGGTATAATGGTGAGGAGGTGAAAGTATGACATTTGAAGACAAATTAAAAAAATATGCCGAGCTTATCGTCGGCTTCGGCATTAAAGTCAAGGAGGGGGACTATGTCGTCATCTCCGGACAAGTGGAAAATTATGACTTTCTTCGGGCACTGGCGGCACTGTCCTACGACTATGGCGCAAAGAACGTGAAGTTGACGTATTTGGATCAGACTTTTTCCGAGCTGAAGTATCGTCGTTCGCCCCTTAAGGTGTTAACCGAAATGCCGGACTATGTGATTGACGAAAAGATGGATGAATTGGATAAGCAGGCTAAGTTTATCAAAGTCATCGGCGCGGATCCCAATGGTTTTAAGAATGTAGATCCTCAAAAATTAGGCGTAGCCATCAAAGCGCGTTCCACAGCACTTCGGGAAGTGAGCAAGCGGACCATGAACAGCGAGACGCCGTGGGTGGTGGTGGGCGCAGCCACTGAGGATTGGGCGAAAGTGGTCTTTCCCGACATGGCGACGGATCAGGCAAAGGCACAACTTTGGGAAGCCATTTTCGAGACAACGCGTGTGAACGACGAGGATACGTTGGGTGCATGGGAGGCTCATGCAAAGAAGCTTGAGGCATGGTCGGCTTTCTTAAATGACAGCGCTTTTGAACGTCTTCACATCACGACGTCTAAAGGGACGGATCTAACCATCGGGTTGCCGAAGGGTTATATCTTTTCCGGGGCGACGGAAGTGGCTCAAAACGGCGAGGCCTTTGTGGCCAATATGCCTACGGAAGAGGTCTTTACGTTGCCGCACAAGGATCAGGTGAACGGTCGGGTCTATGCTACCAAGCCGCTGAATTACAACGGCACGCTCATCGATGATTTCTATTTGGACTTCAAAGACGGAGAAGTGGTTAACTTTAAGGCCGGACAAGGTGAAGCGACGCTGCGTCAACTTTTGCAGACCGATGAAGGATCCAAGCGCATCGGCGAGGTTGCGCTCGTGCCTTACGACTCACCGATTTCCAACTCCAAGATTTTATTTTTCGAGACGCTCTTTGATGAAAATGCGGCCTGTCATCTTGCTTTAGGCAAAGCTTATCCGACCAGTCTTAAAGGCGGGGAGACCATGGACACGGCGACACTGCTTGCCCATGGCGCCAATGACTCTGTGGTTCATGTCGACTTTATGATAGGCGACGAAACCACGCAAATCACTGCAGAAAAAAACGGCGAAGTGACACCGATTTTTATCGATGGCAACTTTGCCGAAGATGTGCTGTAATATCACACTGTAAGCATTGAATGATATTGCCGTATAGGGGCGTGTCACAGTAAAGTAAATAGAGTGATGGGGGACTTTGCAGACCGGAGGTGTCGGAAAGGTCCTCTTTTTGTATAAAGCGGACAGTCTCGCCGTGCAGATAACACCCGGCAGTGACCTCGCGCCGATAGGTAAAGGCGCCGCCGGAGAGTTGCAGTTGCGATCCGGCATCAAAGCTGTCAAGAGTCAGCGGACTTGTCGTGAGTCCGGTGATGTGAAGAAAGTCGCCTTTAAAGGTGATGTGGTGAGGCATGAAGTCGGCTTCGTCAATGCTAAAAGCAAGGGTACGGTACAGGGTGTCATAGCAACTTAAAAGTTTAAGGCCGTCACTGATGGCGGCAAGGCCCTGCGCGATAATAGGAAGAGGATCCCCATGGGTCATCAAGACCGATCGAATCCGCTTTGCTATGGCATAGCCGCTTTCTGCAGAAGGTTTCATGCCAAGGTGTTTAAAGAGTGCAGCGGTATTCACTTTGTCCAGTTTAAGAATGTGCTTAAAATTTTTATAGAGGGTTTGTAGATCATAAGAAAGGGGCGCAGGAATCGCATAAAAGGCGAGCTTTTCAAGTATAAACTGCTTTTCAAATGCGCTGATAACGCAAAAAGGCTCGCTAAATATCGTCATAAGAGATACCTCTTCCTTTAAGTTTTCGACGGTGTTCACCAAGAGTTTTCCGGTGGCACAGTTTAGTACACTCACTTGAAAGAGAGCGTCGTTTTTAAAGGAGAGACCGGTGGTTTCGATTTTAATAAAGTTGGTCACCATGAGGTGCTCCGTCACCTCGGGATGGGTCAGTGTGTGGCTTTTTATAATCATAAGTACCTCGCTCACTATATACCCGAAAAAATTTTAAAAAGTAAAAAAAAAGATGTTGACTTTGTCGCTTTGAAGGAATAAAATACCATAAAAGCTAAGACAGAGACAAAGATATGGAGCTTTATTACAGAGAGTCGGGCAGGTGAAAGCCGATATAAAGGGACATATGTACTATTCACTCTGGAGCATAACGGTTGAATTTTTTCGAAATAGTAGACGGTTACGGCAGCCTCCGTTATCAAGGGCAAAGCGTTAACTGACGTTAGATTTCTAGCGCGGTGATGCTAGAGGTAATCTATTTCAGCGTAGATTATAAAATTAGGTGGTACCACGATGCTTCGTCCTATGTAGGGCGGAGCTATTTTATTACCAAAAAGGGAGGAAAAACATGAAAAAAGTAAGCGGTCTTTCTATCAAACAATGGCTTGCTGTAGGCGCACTGTCGATTCTTGTCGGGTGCAGTTCCAACACACACAATGCCGGCACTCAAGAGACACCGGCGGCCGATGCGACGGTGAAAATCGGCATTTTACAGTATATGGATCACGTTTCTTTGGAGGCGGCTAAGGAGGGCTTTGTTGAAGAACTCAAAGCCAAGGGAATTGACGCAGAGATTATAGAGCAGTCTGCTAACGGCGACATGGCACTGACCAACACGATGGCCACCAGTATGCAGTCGGAAAAGGTGGATTTGGTCTATGCCATTGCCACACCGACAGCGCAGGCGGCAAAAAATACCATTCATGACGTGCCGATTGTCTTCAGTGCCGTCACGGATCCGGTCGGGGCTCAGCTGGTTGAGAGCATTGAGACGCCGGGAGGCAATGTCACCGGTGTCAGCGATTACGTCTCCAGTGCGAGCCAAATCGACGCATTTCTTAAGATTTACCCGGATGTCAAAACTTTCGGTGTCATCTACAATACCTCGGAGCAAAACTCGATGGTGCAGGTGGAAGAGCTCGAAGCCAATTTAAAGGAACGAGGTCTTGCTCTTGAAAAAGTTGGTGTCAATACCATCAATGATATTCCTCAAGTCATTGCCACTCTGGCACCGAAGATCGACGCCATGTTTGCCGTAACGGATAATATGGTGGCCAATGCCGCACCGATTATTTCCCAAACGCTCATTGAAAAACAGATTCCTTCTCTGGCTTCGGAAGAAGGGCAAGTGAAAAACGGTCTGCTCATGAGTGAAGGCATCAACTACAAAGAGCAGGGCAAACAGGCGGCGGACATGGCCGTGGAAATTCTAAACGGCACTGATCCTGCAAGTATGAGCGTTCAATACAATAAAGTTAACACGAAGACTGTCAACGAAACGACCGCCAAGGCACTTGGCATTGATGGCAATGCGGCTCTGATGGAGAACGCTACTGTCGTCAAATAGGAGGCATTATGCAAAGTTTACTACCGGTTCTCGGCGCATCAGTGGAAACAGGGCTCATTTTCGCTCTGCTTTCCATCGGCGTGGTGATCACCTACAAGATTTTAAAAATTTCAGACTTATCTCTTGAGGGCACGTTTCCCCTCGGTGCTTTTCTCTTTGCGAAACTAGCTACAGCACAGATGAACCCCTACGCCGGGATGGTCCTCGCTTTTGCAGGCGGTCTTCTTGGGGGACTCGTCACGTATCTCTTGTATAAGAAACTTCGCATTGAAGCGCTTCTTGCCGGGATTCTTACCATGACGATGCTCTATTCGATCAATTTAAAAGTCACTGGCCAGGCGAATGTGCCACTCATGAGCACACCAAGTGTGTTCACGAATTTTGAGATGGTGCCGAAAATCGTTCTTCTTGCCGTGGTGGTTCTGGTAGTCAAACTGCTTCTCGATGCTTTTTTACAAACGGAGCGAGGGTATCTGCTCTATGTCACAGGTGACAATGAAAGTCTCGTCAAGGCGCTCGGTCAAAATCCGGATCGCTACACGATGTTGGGGCTGATGCTATCTAACGGCATTATTGCGCTGAGCGGTGCATTGATGGCTCAGTATAGCGGATTTGCCGACTCTGCCATGGGAGCGACCATGATTGTGACTGGTCTTGCATCCATCATTATCGGTGATACGGTGTTAAAACATCATACCGGTCTTAAAGTCACCACCCGTGCTATCCTGGGTGCGGTGGTCTATCGGATCATTGCAGGTCTTGCCCTGCATCTAGGTCTGGATCCGCAGAGTTTGAAGCTGATTACGGCGCTTATCGTTGTCGTGTTTATTGCCTACAACAACGGTGCGTCTAACTATGCAAGATTATGGCAACGCAACGCAAAGGCGCACGGCGCATGGAGGCACAACAATGCTTAAAATACGTAATCTCACCAAAACTTTCTATCCCAACACGCCGGAAGAAAATCAAATCTTTGATCACTTTCATTTGGACGTGGAAGCCAATAAATGCACCACCATTTTGGGACCTAACGGCTGCGGCAAGAGCACGCTCTTTAATCTCATCACCGGTGCCATTCCTGCTGATGAGGGTACGTTTTATCTCGATGATGTGGACATGAGCGCCATGGACGAACGGGAACGAGCCAATTACATCGGACGTGTGAGTCAAGATCCGTCTCGGGGCGTCAGTCCATCGTTGAATATTTTGGAGAACATGGCGCTGGCACGGCGCAAGTCAGAGACGTTTACCTTAAAACATCTGTTAAAGCATACGGATGAAGCGGCTGTGGTGGCTCGTCTAAAAGAGTTGGATCTGGGGCTTGAAAATAAGCTCAACACCAAAGTGAAATTTCTCTCCGGCGGTCAGCGACAGTCCCTATCGCTCTTAATGGCGACGACAAAACGGCCGAATCTTTTGCTTCTGGACGAGCACACGGCGGCTCTGGATCCGAAGACGTCGCGGATTATCATGGAAAAGACGGCGGAGCTCATTGAGCGGGAGCATATGACCACGCTCATGATCACTCACAATTTGAAGCATGCCATCGATTATTCTCACCGCATTATCATGCTGGATCGAGGGCGAATTGTACTGGATGTGGCGGCAAACAGCATCACCGAAGCCGAGCTGGTGCAAAAATATAATGAAAACATTGAAAAGATTATGGCCTAAAGGCATAAAAAAAGTGGACCGCGCGGTCCGCTTTTTTATGTTATATTTCAATGTCTATCAACGAGCTCAGTTGATCCAGGCTCAAATTGCCGCCGGAGATGACCAAGCACACCCGGTCTGTGGCAGTAAAGGTGATTTTTTCTTCCAGAACAGCGCCGAGTCCAATGGATGACGAGGCTTCGCAGAAAATTTTACCTTCAGTGATCATGAGTTTATGCGCTTTTTGAATGGCTGTTTCCGAGACGGTGAGCATACCGTCCACATAGTTTTGTACGACAGGGAAGTTCACATCACCGGGTTGCTGAGAGGCAAGGGCATCGGCGATAGAATGGTTTTGAGGTACAGCGACAGGCTTGCCGGCTTTCAGGGATTCGGTATAGCGAGGCAGTATTTCCGGCTCCACGCCGTAGACTTTGGTGTGGTCACTGAGACCTTTGACTGCGGCGGCAATGCCGCCGACGAGACCACCGCCTCCGACGGGAACGAGAATGTGGGTCAGCTCAGGGGCTTGTTCCATCAGCTCCAGTCCAATCGTCCCCTGACCGATCATCACATCGTTGTCGTCAAATGGCGGCACGACGATGGCGCCCCTTTCTTCCGCCACCTGTGCGGCGACTTTAAAGCGGTTTTCAGTCGGGCACTGTACCACATCGGCACCGAGGGCGAGAATATTTGCCACTTTGATGGGCGGCGCAGTCTGTGGCATGACGATGGTGCAAGGCACGCCTTTGGATTTACATACGTAGGCAATGGCGCGTCCGTGGTTTCCTGAAGAGGCAGCCACCATGCCGCCTTTTATGGCATCGTCGCTAAGCACGCTGAATTTATTCAAAGCGCCGCGCATTTTAAATGCACCGGTGCGTTGGAGATTTTCCAACTTCAGGTATACCGCGCAGCCGAAGTAAGGCTCGAGATGATACGAGCGAATGAGAGGCGTAGGGTAGAGATCGCTTTTAATACGGGCATAAGCGTCTTGAATCGCGTGTAACATGGGGCTCCTTTCTGTTAATGATGATTATGGGACAGCTCGTAGTTTCTGAATTCTCGAATGAGATAGAGGGATCCGCACCAGAGGACTAGATCGCCCTCTTCAGCTAAGGATTTGGAGTATTCATAGGCTTCGATGCGATCGGCAATGGCGGTAAAGTTGGCGCCGTGACGGGTCATTTCTTCTTTCAGTTCATCTAAGGTGAAGGCACGAGGGTTGTCGATGGTAGTGAGTACAATCTCATCGGCAAGAGGCGCCAGGGCGTCGATGACGTGGTTGTAGTCCTTGTCTTTTAAAATGCTGAATCCGAGAATGAGACGATTATACGTAAAGGCCTTCAATGATTCCAGGAGCACATCGATGGCTTCGGCATTGTGAGAACCGTCAATGAGTACTGTCGGATTTTGATGAATGAATTCCAGACGGCCTTCATTTTTGGTACCTTCAATGGCTTGTAACATGGCGGCATCGTCCAGACCGAACTGATCTTTAAAATCGTGAAGGACGGTGAGGGCAAGGGCGCAGTTGTAAAGTTGATGCACGCCCACCAAGTGTGTGGTCACATCAGGGTAATCCCGAAAGGCAAAGTGGTTTTCTGTCGGAGTCAACGACTTGACTACCACGTCCTCTTTGGTGAAGGTGTGAAACGGTGCGTGCTTTTCATCGGCAATAGCACGAAGGGTGGCCATAACTTCCGGCTTGTTGGGATAGACGTAGACAGGACGACCTTCTTTGATGATGCCGCCTTTTTGCTTGGCGACAGCTTCGAGGGTGTTGCCTAGAATGGCCACATGGTCCAGAGCAATGGTGCAGATGACCGAGGCGAGGGGGGATTTGATGAGATTCGTTGAGTCGACAAGACCGCCCATGCCCACTTCCACCACCGCGACGTCCACCTTTTGGTCGTAGAAGTAGCGGTACATGATGGCGGTTAAGACTTCAAAGTAGGTGTTGTGGTACCCTTCGGCGTCCAATTGCTCCACGATAGGGGCAAGTTCGTCCACATAGCGGCGGAACTCGCTTTCTGCGATCCACTCACCGTTGATGGAGATGGATTCCAAAATGCTTTCCATGTAAGGTGAGATGAACATCCCCGTTCGGGCGGTTTGAGAGAGCGCCGCCGCCATATAATGACAGGTGGAGCCTTTGCCGTTGGTACCGGCCACGTGAATCACTTTAATCTTGTCTTGAGGGTTGTCGAAGTGAGCTAAGAGCTTTCTCACGTTGTTAAGCGTGTGTTTTTCACCGCTGGATCCGCGATCATACATCCAGTCCAGGTAGTCGTTAAAGGTAGTTCGTTTTGATGTTTTCATAGTTTCCTCTCTTGTAAGTCATTAAACTTTTCATTATAATTAAACCTATCAGAGTAGGTGAAGAGCGTCAAGTGTTAAGAAATGGGTTGTTGTTCTTAAACGAAAGTTTTTACTACGATTCTTTATCGCATCCGCTGAACCTCTTTGAATTTTTATGAAAGGAGGTTTTTTTATGCAAAGAAATAAAACCATCACGACAAAAGTGTTGACACGAGCCGCCATTTTAACGGCATTATCCATTATTTTAACGCGGTTCTTATCCATTATGCTCACAGAGAATTTGCGCATCGGATTCGGAAGTTTGCCGATTATGATTTCAGGGATGATGTTCGGACCCCTTGTGGGTGGACTCACCGGACTGGTCGCCGATATCATCGGGGTACTGATCAATCCTCAAGGTGCATTTCATTTAGGATTCACACTCTCTTCAGTGCTGACCGGTGCATTGCCCGGACTTGTGGTGCTGTTGACGAGAAAAGACAAAGGCTCCTGGTTAAATATCGTGCTCAGTATCGTTGTGGTATACGGACTGGTTCATCTGTGTCTGAACAGTTTTTGGCTGACTCAGCTTTACGGTCAAGGCTTTATGATCGTCATGCCCGGCCGTGTGGTTAAGGTTCTCGCCGAAGGTGTGGTCATGGGTGTTATCCTCGGCGTCTTCTTCAAGACTATCGCACCGAAATTGGATTAAGCAAGATATCAAGTCGCTCTTCGGAGCGGCTTTTTTGTTTTGAGCTAACAAGATACGATAAGATGATTTATTTTGATATCTACGCATCGCTATAGCACGGTCTCGGGACTGCTTAATAAATGCGTGTGAACATGGTATAATGGTAAAAAGTACGAGAGCTTTAAGTATCTCATTAGAAAGGAATGAAAGCATGTACGTAGGAAAGAGTTTAAATCGAGTTGATGCCTATGGTAAAGTTTCAGGACGTGCTAAATATACCGAAGACTTAATAGATCCGAACGCCTATCGCGCGAAGGTGCTTCATGCGACAATTCCACACGGGCGCGTGGTGTCCATGAATATTGATAAGGCGCTCACCGTGGACGGCGTTGTGAAGATTATCACCTGCTTTGATGTACCGGAGCATACTTTTGCCACCGCCGGCCACCCTTGGTCTGTGGATCCGGCTCATCAGGATATTGCTGATCGCAGACTACTTAACGAACACGTGCGGTTTTATGGGGATGATATTGCAGTTGTCATTGCTACGGATGATGTTCAAGCTAAAAAAGCACTGAAGCTCATTGAGGTCGAATATGAAGACTATCCGGCAGTCTTTGATGTCTTTGAAGCCATGAAGAGTGACGGGCCGCTCATTCATGACGACGCACCACATAATATTATCAGCCATACCTTTAATAACCGAGGGGATTTTGAAGCAGCGATTAAAGAGCCGGGTCTGACTAAAATTGAAGGTTGGTACGACACCCCTGTGGTACAACACGTCCACATTGAAAACGGTATCTGTTATGCCTATGAAGAACAGGGCAAGATTGTGGTCGTGGCCTCGACGCAAATTCCACATATTGTGCGACGGGTTTGTGCTCAGGCTCTCGGTGTGCCTTGGGGGAAGATTCGTCTGGTTAAGCCGTATATCGGCGGCGGTTTTGGGAATAAACAGGACGCGCTCTATGAACCTCTTGCGGCATATCTGACGACGCAGGTGGGTGGACATCCCGTCGTGCTAGACACATCTCGTGAAGAGACGTTTGTCTCCACCAGGACTCGCCATCAAATCACCTCCCACATCACCAGTTATGTGCGTCCTGACGGGACTTTTGCGGCGCGTGCGCTGGAAGCTTACAGCAACAACGGCGCCTATGGGTCTCACGGCCACTCCATCGTCGCCAAAGGCCTGGGCTGTTTTCATCAGCTGTATCCTTGTGACAATGTTAAGGCTGAAGCTTATACGGTCTATACCAATCGTCCGACTGCCGGAGCGATGCGGGGGTATGGGATTCCACAGGCTATGTTTGCCGTGGAATCTCACACGGAAGATATCTGTCGGCAAATGGGTTTTGATTCCTATGAGTTCAGAATGAAGAATGTGATGCCGAAGGGGTATCACGATCCGTTTTCTCACAACGAAAACTATTACGATTCGTTTAGAGAGTGTCTTGAAGTAGGTCGCAAAGCCATGGACTATGACAACAAACTCAAAGCCTATGCGAACCAAACCGGCAACATTCGCAAGGGCGTAGGCTGTGCGGTATTCTGGTACAATACCGGTGTCTATCCGATTTCCCTTGAGTCGTCCAGCTGTCGTATGATAGTGAACCAGGACGGTTCCATCCAGGTGCAGTTGGCTGAGACGGAAATTGGGCAGGGCGGCGACACCGCTTACGCGCAAATGACCGCCGATGCCGTCGGGGTGAAGTTTGACGATGTGTATATCATCAGCCAACAGGACACGGACATCACACCTTTCGGGACAGGGGCCTATGCCTCCCGCCAAA comes from the Peptoniphilus equinus genome and includes:
- the deoD gene encoding purine-nucleoside phosphorylase; translated protein: MTPHISAQPQDFAKTVLMPGDPRRAKFIAENYLTDARLVTDVRGMLGYTGTYKGKPVSVMGSGMGMPSIGIYATELFKFYDVETIMRVGSCGAYQDDLKLYDIILAQGASTNGNFGAHFMPTGTFSALCDFELLYTAYNVGAKKGVKPHVGNVLSSDIFYHPIPDIWKSWSNLNVLAVEMETYALYTLAQSMGKKALSLLTVSDSLVTMEETSAKEREASFTAMMEIALETAYELQK
- a CDS encoding aminopeptidase — its product is MTFEDKLKKYAELIVGFGIKVKEGDYVVISGQVENYDFLRALAALSYDYGAKNVKLTYLDQTFSELKYRRSPLKVLTEMPDYVIDEKMDELDKQAKFIKVIGADPNGFKNVDPQKLGVAIKARSTALREVSKRTMNSETPWVVVGAATEDWAKVVFPDMATDQAKAQLWEAIFETTRVNDEDTLGAWEAHAKKLEAWSAFLNDSAFERLHITTSKGTDLTIGLPKGYIFSGATEVAQNGEAFVANMPTEEVFTLPHKDQVNGRVYATKPLNYNGTLIDDFYLDFKDGEVVNFKAGQGEATLRQLLQTDEGSKRIGEVALVPYDSPISNSKILFFETLFDENAACHLALGKAYPTSLKGGETMDTATLLAHGANDSVVHVDFMIGDETTQITAEKNGEVTPIFIDGNFAEDVL
- a CDS encoding ABC transporter ATP-binding protein, whose product is MLKIRNLTKTFYPNTPEENQIFDHFHLDVEANKCTTILGPNGCGKSTLFNLITGAIPADEGTFYLDDVDMSAMDERERANYIGRVSQDPSRGVSPSLNILENMALARRKSETFTLKHLLKHTDEAAVVARLKELDLGLENKLNTKVKFLSGGQRQSLSLLMATTKRPNLLLLDEHTAALDPKTSRIIMEKTAELIEREHMTTLMITHNLKHAIDYSHRIIMLDRGRIVLDVAANSITEAELVQKYNENIEKIMA
- a CDS encoding ABC transporter substrate-binding protein — encoded protein: MKKVSGLSIKQWLAVGALSILVGCSSNTHNAGTQETPAADATVKIGILQYMDHVSLEAAKEGFVEELKAKGIDAEIIEQSANGDMALTNTMATSMQSEKVDLVYAIATPTAQAAKNTIHDVPIVFSAVTDPVGAQLVESIETPGGNVTGVSDYVSSASQIDAFLKIYPDVKTFGVIYNTSEQNSMVQVEELEANLKERGLALEKVGVNTINDIPQVIATLAPKIDAMFAVTDNMVANAAPIISQTLIEKQIPSLASEEGQVKNGLLMSEGINYKEQGKQAADMAVEILNGTDPASMSVQYNKVNTKTVNETTAKALGIDGNAALMENATVVK
- a CDS encoding threonine ammonia-lyase; amino-acid sequence: MLHAIQDAYARIKSDLYPTPLIRSYHLEPYFGCAVYLKLENLQRTGAFKMRGALNKFSVLSDDAIKGGMVAASSGNHGRAIAYVCKSKGVPCTIVMPQTAPPIKVANILALGADVVQCPTENRFKVAAQVAEERGAIVVPPFDDNDVMIGQGTIGLELMEQAPELTHILVPVGGGGLVGGIAAAVKGLSDHTKVYGVEPEILPRYTESLKAGKPVAVPQNHSIADALASQQPGDVNFPVVQNYVDGMLTVSETAIQKAHKLMITEGKIFCEASSSIGLGAVLEEKITFTATDRVCLVISGGNLSLDQLSSLIDIEI
- a CDS encoding bifunctional folylpolyglutamate synthase/dihydrofolate synthase, which translates into the protein MKTSKRTTFNDYLDWMYDRGSSGEKHTLNNVRKLLAHFDNPQDKIKVIHVAGTNGKGSTCHYMAAALSQTARTGMFISPYMESILESISINGEWIAESEFRRYVDELAPIVEQLDAEGYHNTYFEVLTAIMYRYFYDQKVDVAVVEVGMGGLVDSTNLIKSPLASVICTIALDHVAILGNTLEAVAKQKGGIIKEGRPVYVYPNKPEVMATLRAIADEKHAPFHTFTKEDVVVKSLTPTENHFAFRDYPDVTTHLVGVHQLYNCALALTVLHDFKDQFGLDDAAMLQAIEGTKNEGRLEFIHQNPTVLIDGSHNAEAIDVLLESLKAFTYNRLILGFSILKDKDYNHVIDALAPLADEIVLTTIDNPRAFTLDELKEEMTRHGANFTAIADRIEAYEYSKSLAEEGDLVLWCGSLYLIREFRNYELSHNHH
- a CDS encoding ComEA family DNA-binding protein encodes the protein MSFKNNKLLAAVMVVAMIFISKVLVDMNRTGYLTAAPSSLAEPIDDTSVDETAIPTESTTKEGESTAAEPSVIYVHISGYVKTPGLLKLPEGSRIIDGINAAGGALEGANLDAVNLAQKLQDEDHIIVPGPAAAVSNTHSGKVTLNTATKEELMTLNGIGDKTAESILEYRKQHPFSRPEDLLNVPGIGEKTFESLKDHIQ
- a CDS encoding folate family ECF transporter S component, yielding MQRNKTITTKVLTRAAILTALSIILTRFLSIMLTENLRIGFGSLPIMISGMMFGPLVGGLTGLVADIIGVLINPQGAFHLGFTLSSVLTGALPGLVVLLTRKDKGSWLNIVLSIVVVYGLVHLCLNSFWLTQLYGQGFMIVMPGRVVKVLAEGVVMGVILGVFFKTIAPKLD
- a CDS encoding ABC transporter permease — protein: MQSLLPVLGASVETGLIFALLSIGVVITYKILKISDLSLEGTFPLGAFLFAKLATAQMNPYAGMVLAFAGGLLGGLVTYLLYKKLRIEALLAGILTMTMLYSINLKVTGQANVPLMSTPSVFTNFEMVPKIVLLAVVVLVVKLLLDAFLQTERGYLLYVTGDNESLVKALGQNPDRYTMLGLMLSNGIIALSGALMAQYSGFADSAMGATMIVTGLASIIIGDTVLKHHTGLKVTTRAILGAVVYRIIAGLALHLGLDPQSLKLITALIVVVFIAYNNGASNYARLWQRNAKAHGAWRHNNA